A genome region from Synchiropus splendidus isolate RoL2022-P1 chromosome 5, RoL_Sspl_1.0, whole genome shotgun sequence includes the following:
- the zgc:162592 gene encoding histamine H2 receptor: MNASLNLSADWSSSELQLTHRCVKISIIILLGIMITLGNIAVLLVITSSVSGWSRNSRYFLLSLTGADSLFGLLVMPLNLWVSLVKDYTEGPDALCHVVAFCNATVYSTCMYTLAAISLERYVAVFYPLNYSTLLTRKRALLLIAYSWIFPPFLLMPISLPFDVIEVHFSTASLVCNPSYSTNVGYTLSLTCLIFFPCCVVMTFANLRLWCAARRQSRKLRKYQRARRSRHNVASRVLVPAMAAYYTCWTPCMAAMLYNAISGQTVPEWIEFVVVWLPTSNGFLNCIFYFWINKSFRRKFRMVIHRLALSICPKLADTLGCNGAPETAFESVRDTNLYIHERSSSVSSTCTLLSMT; this comes from the exons ATGAACGCGTCACTGAATCTGTCGGCAGACTGGAGCAGCTCTGAGCTTCAGCTGACGCACCGCTGCGTTAAGATaagcatcatcatcctcctggGGATCATGATCACGCTGGGGAACATCGCGGTTCTGCTGGTGATCACCTCGTCCGTGTCCGGCTGGTCGCGCAACTCCCGCTACTTCCTGCTGTCGCTGACCGGCGCGGACTCGCTCTTCGGGCTCCTGGTCATGCCGCTCAACCTGTGGGTGAGTTTGGTCAAGGACTACACGGAAGGACCGGACGCCCTGTGTCACGTGGTGGCCTTCTGCAACGCCACCGTCTACTCCACCTGCATGTACACGCTGGCCGCCATCAGCCTGGAGCGCTACGTCGCGGTCTTCTACCCGCTCAACTACTCCACGCTGCTGACCAGAAAACGCGCGCTGCTCCTGATCGCGTACTCCTGGATCTTCCCGCCTTTTCTGCTCATGCCGATATCGCTTCCATTCGACGTCATCGAGGTGCACTTCTCCACCGCCTCGCTGGTGTGCAACCCGTCCTACTCCACCAACGTGGGCTACACGCTCTCTCTCACCTGCCTCATATTCTTCCCCTGCTGCGTCGTCATGACCTTCGCGAACCTGCGGCTGTGGTGCGCCGCCCGCAGGCAGAGTCGCAAACTGCGCAAATACCAGCGCGCGCGACGCAGCCGTCACAACGTGGcttccagagtcctggttccaGCGATGGCCGCCTACTACACCTGCTGGACCCCCTGCATGGCCGCCATGCTCTACAATG CAATCTCGGGTCAAACAGTGCCAGAGTGGATTGAATTTGTGGTGGTCTGGCTGCCGACGTCCAATGGTTTCCTGAACTGCATCTTTTACTTTTGGATCAACAAAAGCTTTCGTAGGAAGTTCCGAATGGTCATTCACAGGCTGGCCCTGTCCATTTGCCCGAAACTGGCCGACACTCTTGGGTGCAACGGTGCCCCTGAAACAGCGTTCGAATCCGTCCGGGACACTAACTTGTACATTCATGAACGATCTTCAAGTGTTTCTTCCACTTGCACGCTGTTATCCATGACCTGA
- the LOC128759033 gene encoding cytochrome b5, with the protein MVEESNNGVADASVDDGVQYYRMEDIRKHNMSTDTWLVIHNKIYDVTKFLEEHPGGEEVLLEQAGSDATESFEDVGHSIDARDMLQQYYVGDLHMDDRQKVKDKKPTSRPDDSKSSWITWLIPAIAATAVGLMYRLYAEHRSS; encoded by the exons ATGGTCGAGGAGTCAAACAACGGCGTTGCAGACGCAAGTGTAGACGATGGTGTCCAGTACTACAGAATGGAAGACAttagaaaacacaacatgagtACCGATACGTGGCTTGTCATCCATAACAAGATCTATGACGTGACCAAGTTCCTGGAAGAG catCCCGGTGGTGAAGAAGTTTTGCTGGAGCAGGCAGGATCTGATGCAACAGAGAGCTTCGAGGATGTGGGTCATTCAATTGATGCCAGGGATATGCTGCAGCAGTATTACGTTGGGGATCTTCACATG GATGACAGGCAAAAGGTGAAG GATAAAAAACCAACAAGTAGACCAGACGACAG CAAAAGCTCCTGGATAACTTGGTTAATACCTGCCATCGCTGCAACGGCTGTTGGCCTCATGTACCGCCTCTACGCCGAGCACAGGTCCTCTTGA